One genomic window of Trichlorobacter lovleyi includes the following:
- a CDS encoding hybrid sensor histidine kinase/response regulator, whose protein sequence is MPITPEHDQQALRHYCTLRCRIISSVLLLLTVLVIISSWHSYKGYQVAITNAEHQSQSYARALKEHAERAFSEADQSIHNTISQISGRGGLQSLSRRELSDLLAQNAANITQIGTIAIIDANGRMLAASGNTPSLPSDITFRDYFKHHRSDPSPDLFFGPPIKSIIAGNRWHFTVSRRINTPAGGFAGIVRVAFEIAYFEELYSSIVADRNGRFTLATTTGGDYLVLVPSDEKVYASGKKTAPFFRTYVTEQAARTYHNKKSNIAGEYRIISYHRLDHYPVVAICSFGRDQAIAEWKETTIKQGIITTLLCLLALLLTRILLVQIKQLDLTNRLLQLQQEELRAAKETAEAATQAKSEFLANMSHEIRTPMNAIIGLAQLTLETRLDPQQKNYLERLKNASTALLSIINDILDFSKIEAHKIEIAHLELNLADILKDVVTLFQTAAKDKGLTLSLEIADEIPHHLIGDPLRLGQVLNNLISNAVKFTERGGVTVRAELAGRDGQQVIIRILVNDTGIGVNKEQSERLFQPFTQADSSIVRRFGGTGLGLSIARNLVELMGGSITLSSSPGQGSSFAFTARLGLAAIAPLQPSQPQHTPYEIAAPIHGARILLVEDNEVNQFVAREFLTKAGLKVTCAAHGGEAIEWIKNSAFDAVLMDMQMPVMDGVQATLLIRRLPAGKQLPIIAMTAAALEADRQTCLDAGMNDYLSKPIVPLEMLEKLIKWITAAQQQPHES, encoded by the coding sequence ATGCCCATCACTCCCGAACATGATCAACAGGCCCTCAGGCATTACTGCACCCTGCGCTGCAGAATCATCTCCAGTGTGCTGCTGCTGCTGACGGTACTGGTGATCATCTCAAGCTGGCATAGCTATAAAGGGTATCAGGTTGCCATCACCAACGCCGAGCATCAATCCCAAAGCTACGCCCGGGCCCTGAAAGAACATGCCGAACGGGCCTTTTCTGAAGCTGACCAGTCCATCCATAACACGATCAGCCAGATCTCAGGCCGGGGCGGCCTGCAGTCCCTATCCCGCCGGGAACTGTCTGACCTGCTTGCTCAAAACGCAGCCAACATCACCCAGATCGGCACCATTGCCATCATTGATGCCAACGGCAGGATGCTGGCGGCATCCGGCAACACCCCCTCACTGCCATCGGACATCACCTTCAGGGACTACTTCAAACATCACCGTTCAGATCCGTCACCGGATCTCTTCTTCGGTCCGCCCATCAAATCGATCATTGCCGGCAACCGCTGGCACTTCACCGTTTCACGCCGGATCAACACCCCTGCCGGCGGCTTTGCCGGCATTGTGCGGGTCGCCTTTGAGATTGCCTACTTTGAAGAGCTGTACAGCTCGATCGTTGCCGACCGCAACGGCCGTTTCACCCTGGCCACCACAACCGGCGGCGACTATCTGGTGCTGGTCCCCTCGGATGAAAAGGTCTATGCCAGCGGCAAGAAGACCGCCCCGTTCTTCCGCACCTACGTGACTGAACAGGCCGCCCGTACCTACCACAACAAAAAATCGAACATTGCCGGCGAATACCGGATCATCTCCTATCACCGGCTGGATCATTATCCGGTGGTGGCCATCTGCTCCTTTGGACGGGATCAGGCGATTGCCGAGTGGAAAGAGACCACGATCAAGCAGGGCATTATTACCACCCTGCTCTGCCTGCTGGCCCTGCTGCTGACCCGTATCCTGCTGGTGCAGATCAAACAGCTTGACCTGACCAACCGGTTGCTGCAACTGCAGCAGGAAGAGCTGCGGGCGGCAAAGGAGACTGCCGAGGCAGCCACCCAGGCGAAAAGTGAATTCCTGGCCAACATGAGCCATGAGATCCGCACCCCGATGAACGCAATTATCGGCCTGGCGCAGCTGACCCTTGAAACCCGGCTGGATCCGCAACAGAAGAACTATCTTGAACGTTTGAAAAATGCATCCACCGCCCTGCTGTCCATCATCAACGACATCCTTGATTTCTCAAAGATTGAGGCCCACAAGATCGAGATTGCCCATCTTGAGCTGAACCTGGCTGATATTCTCAAGGATGTTGTGACCCTCTTTCAGACTGCAGCAAAGGATAAAGGACTCACACTCAGCCTTGAGATTGCTGATGAAATCCCGCACCACCTGATCGGCGACCCGCTACGACTGGGGCAGGTACTGAACAACCTGATCAGTAACGCCGTCAAGTTCACCGAACGGGGAGGGGTCACCGTGCGTGCCGAACTGGCCGGCAGGGATGGTCAGCAGGTGATTATCCGGATTCTGGTCAATGACACCGGGATCGGTGTAAACAAAGAACAGTCTGAACGTCTTTTCCAACCCTTTACCCAGGCCGACAGCTCGATTGTGCGCCGTTTTGGCGGCACCGGGCTGGGACTTTCCATCGCCCGCAACCTGGTTGAACTCATGGGCGGCAGCATCACCCTCTCCAGCAGCCCCGGCCAGGGCAGCTCCTTTGCCTTTACCGCCCGCCTTGGCCTGGCAGCAATCGCACCATTGCAACCGAGTCAACCCCAGCACACCCCCTATGAGATCGCCGCACCGATTCACGGCGCCCGGATCCTGTTGGTGGAGGATAACGAGGTAAACCAGTTTGTTGCACGGGAGTTTCTGACCAAGGCCGGCCTGAAGGTCACCTGCGCCGCCCATGGCGGCGAAGCGATTGAATGGATCAAGAACTCGGCATTCGATGCTGTCCTGATGGACATGCAGATGCCGGTCATGGACGGAGTGCAGGCTACGCTGCTGATCAGAAGGCTGCCCGCCGGCAAGCAGCTGCCGATTATTGCCATGACGGCGGCAGCACTGGAGGCGGATCGCCAGACCTGCCTCGATGCCGGCATGAATGACTACCTTTCCAAACCGATTGTACCGCTTGAGATGCTGGAAAAGTTGATCAAGTGGATTACAGCCGCGCAGCAGCAGCCCCATGAATCGTAA
- a CDS encoding benzoate-CoA ligase family protein — protein MPDQLPAAENLAIALLGPNLARHPDKCAYICNDESVSYQQLAERACRFTTLLRQSGIAAGDRVLLILPDSPVFVAAFLGTVLHGAIAVPVSTALSLEEYRYILQDSGARFLVRSAAVPAAAGLASSPGLADLLCGESLSGWLDDCPAARLDAAAPDRAELAFMLYTSGSTGKPKGVPHRHHDLLVAARQYAVQVLGMQQDDLIFSASKLFFAYGLGNSLAFPLYAGATAILYPGKPLPDELLHLIAQHRPTLFFCVPTVYAQIILSTATPQLNLPMRLCISAGEGLPGAVLDEWQRLTGLAILDGIGTTELTHIFISNYPGRIRSGSAGEAVPGYQVRLVDDEGKQVQSGTPGHLQVRGDSTAPCYWNLPEKSAATMLPDGFIKTGDVFLEEGGYYYHRGRSDDMLKVGGQWISPVQVEEVLRSHPAVADCAVAACQIWGLMRPAAHLILTPGCTPDPAFERELRSFMAARLPDYMVPVRYHLVDDLPRTATGKVQRFKLRS, from the coding sequence ATGCCTGACCAGCTCCCTGCAGCTGAAAATCTCGCCATCGCCCTGCTTGGCCCCAACCTTGCCAGGCACCCGGACAAGTGCGCCTATATCTGTAACGACGAGTCAGTCAGCTACCAACAGCTGGCTGAGCGTGCCTGCCGTTTTACCACCCTGCTGCGGCAAAGCGGTATCGCTGCCGGCGACCGTGTACTGCTGATACTGCCTGACAGTCCGGTCTTTGTTGCCGCCTTTCTCGGCACGGTACTGCATGGTGCCATTGCCGTGCCGGTCAGCACCGCCCTCAGCCTTGAGGAGTACCGTTATATCCTGCAGGATTCCGGCGCCCGTTTTCTGGTACGCTCCGCCGCTGTCCCTGCTGCCGCAGGGTTGGCATCATCACCCGGGCTGGCCGACCTGCTCTGTGGCGAAAGCCTGTCCGGCTGGCTGGATGACTGCCCGGCTGCCCGGCTGGACGCAGCAGCGCCAGACAGGGCTGAACTGGCCTTCATGCTTTACACCTCAGGTTCAACCGGCAAGCCGAAGGGGGTGCCCCACCGTCACCATGACCTGCTGGTTGCCGCCCGCCAGTATGCCGTCCAGGTTCTGGGGATGCAGCAGGACGACCTGATCTTTTCAGCCAGCAAGCTGTTCTTTGCCTACGGCCTGGGCAACAGCCTGGCCTTTCCGCTCTACGCCGGGGCAACCGCGATCCTGTACCCCGGCAAACCGCTGCCCGATGAGCTGCTGCATCTGATCGCACAGCACCGCCCCACCCTGTTTTTCTGCGTCCCCACAGTCTATGCCCAGATCATCCTCTCCACCGCCACCCCGCAGCTGAACCTGCCGATGCGGCTCTGCATCTCTGCCGGCGAAGGGCTGCCGGGTGCCGTGCTTGACGAGTGGCAGCGCCTGACCGGTCTTGCCATTCTGGATGGGATCGGCACCACTGAACTGACCCATATCTTTATCTCCAACTACCCGGGCCGGATCCGGAGCGGATCTGCCGGAGAGGCCGTCCCCGGCTACCAGGTCCGTCTGGTGGATGATGAGGGCAAGCAGGTTCAGAGCGGTACGCCGGGGCATCTGCAGGTCCGGGGAGACAGCACCGCCCCCTGTTACTGGAATCTGCCGGAGAAGAGTGCCGCTACCATGCTGCCGGATGGCTTCATCAAAACCGGCGATGTCTTTCTGGAGGAAGGCGGCTACTACTACCACCGGGGACGCAGCGACGACATGTTGAAGGTCGGGGGGCAGTGGATCTCGCCGGTGCAGGTGGAAGAGGTGCTGCGCTCCCATCCGGCGGTAGCGGATTGTGCCGTGGCGGCCTGCCAGATCTGGGGGCTGATGCGACCGGCAGCCCACCTGATCCTCACACCGGGCTGCACGCCGGACCCGGCCTTTGAACGTGAGCTGCGCAGCTTCATGGCTGCCCGGCTGCCGGACTACATGGTACCGGTGCGTTATCACCTGGTGGATGACCTGCCCCGTACCGCCACCGGCAAGGTTCAGCGCTTCAAACTCAGGAGCTGA
- a CDS encoding NAD/NADP-dependent octopine/nopaline dehydrogenase family protein yields MKVAILGAGHGGIAMAGDLTLAGHEVRLAASANHASNLQLLMAFGGIMVEGITSSGAPVGFAKPAMMTTDIAAAIKGAEVVMVVVPAFGQEPYMQALIEYGEKGQVVVFNPGKFGTLVFAKMLREAGRFNDFIIGETTSFIFAAKTKGLGHVNIKAAKEELPFAALPAKRTAEALWILTDLYPQLSPSMGVLQTSIDAPGLIIHPISTLMNMSRIEQMGPYRNSHYDITPSVGRIMEAVDQERMEVARLLCRETFSFMDTMQVLYKVKGESAYDMMYQVSAHNVQMAPDSLHHRYVTEDIPYGLATIAAIGRQIGVPVPRIEAMVNVACMANGVDYWTSGRTVEKMGLSGMNAQQMARYALAGTL; encoded by the coding sequence ATGAAAGTAGCAATTCTTGGCGCCGGTCACGGCGGTATCGCCATGGCTGGCGACCTGACCCTGGCAGGCCATGAGGTACGTCTGGCTGCGTCTGCAAACCATGCCTCCAACCTGCAGCTGTTGATGGCCTTTGGCGGCATCATGGTGGAGGGGATTACCTCCAGCGGTGCGCCGGTGGGGTTTGCAAAACCGGCCATGATGACGACCGATATTGCCGCGGCCATCAAAGGGGCCGAGGTGGTGATGGTGGTGGTGCCTGCCTTTGGCCAGGAACCGTATATGCAGGCCCTGATTGAGTACGGCGAAAAAGGTCAGGTCGTGGTCTTCAACCCCGGCAAGTTCGGTACGCTGGTCTTTGCAAAGATGCTGCGGGAGGCCGGACGTTTCAATGATTTCATTATCGGCGAGACCACCTCGTTTATCTTTGCTGCCAAGACCAAGGGGCTGGGGCATGTCAACATCAAGGCAGCCAAGGAGGAACTGCCCTTTGCCGCCCTTCCGGCCAAGCGGACTGCCGAGGCGCTCTGGATCCTGACCGATCTCTATCCCCAGCTCTCCCCCAGTATGGGGGTGCTGCAGACCAGTATTGATGCGCCGGGCCTGATCATCCACCCGATCTCCACCCTGATGAACATGAGCCGGATCGAACAGATGGGGCCGTACCGCAACTCCCACTACGATATCACCCCTTCCGTGGGGCGGATCATGGAGGCGGTGGATCAGGAGCGGATGGAGGTGGCCAGGCTGCTCTGCCGCGAGACCTTTTCGTTCATGGATACCATGCAGGTGCTGTACAAGGTCAAAGGAGAAAGTGCCTACGACATGATGTACCAGGTCTCGGCCCATAACGTCCAGATGGCGCCGGACAGTCTGCATCACCGCTACGTGACCGAGGATATCCCCTATGGTCTGGCCACCATCGCGGCAATCGGCCGCCAGATCGGGGTGCCGGTGCCGCGCATCGAGGCGATGGTGAATGTGGCCTGCATGGCCAATGGTGTTGATTACTGGACAAGCGGTAGGACCGTTGAAAAGATGGGGTTGTCCGGCATGAATGCCCAGCAGATGGCCCGCTACGCCCTGGCAGGAACGTTGTGA
- a CDS encoding GNAT family N-acetyltransferase, which translates to MSNNTIAVRRMNKKDLQLAVEWARNEGWNPGLHDADPFYAADPNGFFIAEINGEPVGTASAVAYDDRYGFLGFYIVKEELRHLGIGMKLCDALLEYMGDRVYGLDGVVAMLDKYVQQMGVAIAHYNARYEGVGRPAEATLADISSVPFEELERYDRRFFPAPRTAFLQSWISRPGSQGRVVTDGDRLVGYGVIRPCYRGFKIAPLFADTPEIADQLFRELAGLAVDQPVFLDIPVCNQAAQELAERYQMQKVFETARVYRGPAPELPLDQIYGITSFELG; encoded by the coding sequence ATGTCAAATAATACGATAGCTGTCCGCCGCATGAACAAAAAGGATCTGCAACTGGCTGTTGAGTGGGCCAGAAATGAAGGCTGGAATCCGGGGCTGCATGATGCTGACCCTTTTTACGCCGCTGACCCGAACGGCTTCTTTATTGCCGAGATCAACGGAGAACCGGTCGGCACCGCCTCTGCCGTTGCCTACGATGACCGTTACGGCTTTCTGGGATTCTATATCGTAAAAGAGGAGCTGCGGCACCTCGGCATCGGCATGAAGCTCTGCGATGCCTTGCTGGAGTATATGGGGGATCGCGTCTACGGACTTGACGGGGTGGTGGCGATGCTGGACAAATATGTACAGCAGATGGGGGTTGCCATCGCCCATTACAACGCCCGCTACGAAGGTGTCGGCAGGCCTGCGGAAGCGACGCTGGCGGATATCTCGTCGGTTCCGTTTGAAGAACTGGAACGCTATGACCGCCGCTTCTTCCCGGCCCCGCGGACAGCCTTTCTGCAGAGCTGGATCAGCCGCCCCGGCAGCCAGGGCCGTGTTGTCACTGATGGTGACCGCCTGGTGGGCTATGGCGTGATACGGCCCTGCTACCGCGGCTTCAAGATTGCACCGTTGTTTGCCGACACGCCGGAGATTGCCGATCAGCTCTTTCGGGAACTGGCCGGGCTGGCTGTTGATCAACCGGTATTCCTGGATATTCCGGTCTGCAACCAGGCTGCGCAGGAGTTGGCGGAACGGTATCAGATGCAGAAGGTCTTTGAAACGGCCCGTGTCTACCGTGGTCCCGCGCCGGAGCTGCCGTTGGACCAGATCTATGGTATCACCAGCTTTGAGTTGGGCTGA
- a CDS encoding porin, translating to MNRNLFTILPILALVAGAPFSGAAQPVAVDPLVLQQMQETIRQQQQQLQQQAEQIKAQSETLQRLQQQLNALQQAPAPPATVVQSPPATAAVSSGNDKIRLAVSGQLNRAVVVANDGYNSTLYHVDNTVSNSRLRFVGTATASQELSLGTRIEIAVSPDRSSAVSQQQKYLTDTYFDQRWVEISLTSKAFGKLSIGKGDTASNTTAEVDLSRTDVVQYASIADMGGGFLFRSKNGTHSFIPNGTGNLKVSDVFSSFDGLSRQSRLRYDSPGLYGFRLAGSLVSNQRSDLALFWGGQGYGFKGAGAFAVANPKETGAGLLYDGSCSLLHTASGLNLTLSGGLKEYRLRRDATNLYAKLGWLTNLTSLGYTAFGVDYTRSEGLAQSGDKGCSVGAAVVQTFEKFATELYLQYRVYSLERTAGSSPVSDISIGTLGARVKF from the coding sequence ATGAATCGTAATCTGTTTACAATTTTGCCGATCCTTGCCCTGGTGGCAGGTGCGCCATTCAGCGGCGCAGCCCAACCGGTTGCGGTTGATCCCCTGGTTCTGCAGCAGATGCAGGAGACCATCCGGCAGCAACAGCAGCAGTTGCAGCAGCAGGCTGAACAGATCAAGGCCCAGTCAGAGACCCTGCAGAGACTGCAGCAACAGCTCAACGCACTGCAGCAGGCCCCGGCACCACCGGCAACGGTGGTACAGTCGCCCCCTGCAACAGCGGCCGTCAGCTCAGGTAACGACAAGATCAGGCTTGCCGTCTCCGGCCAGCTCAACCGGGCCGTGGTGGTCGCCAACGACGGCTACAACAGCACCCTCTACCATGTGGATAACACGGTCAGTAACAGCCGGCTCCGCTTTGTCGGCACGGCAACGGCCAGTCAGGAGCTCAGCCTGGGCACCCGGATTGAGATAGCGGTATCGCCTGACCGTTCGTCCGCCGTCTCTCAGCAACAGAAATATTTAACCGACACCTACTTTGACCAGCGCTGGGTGGAGATCTCGCTGACCAGCAAGGCCTTTGGCAAGCTTTCGATCGGCAAGGGTGACACGGCCTCCAACACCACGGCAGAGGTGGATCTTTCCAGAACTGATGTCGTGCAGTACGCCAGCATTGCCGACATGGGGGGCGGTTTCCTGTTCCGCAGCAAAAACGGTACGCACTCGTTTATTCCCAACGGCACAGGCAACCTGAAGGTCTCCGATGTCTTCAGCAGCTTTGACGGCCTCTCCCGCCAGTCACGCCTGCGTTACGACAGCCCCGGACTGTACGGCTTCAGGCTGGCCGGGTCGCTGGTCAGCAATCAGCGTTCCGACCTTGCCCTGTTCTGGGGCGGCCAGGGCTACGGCTTCAAGGGGGCAGGCGCCTTTGCCGTTGCCAATCCCAAGGAAACCGGCGCCGGCCTGCTCTACGACGGCTCCTGCTCCCTGCTGCACACTGCCAGCGGCCTGAACCTGACCCTGTCCGGCGGCTTGAAGGAGTACCGCCTGCGCAGGGATGCCACCAACCTGTACGCCAAACTGGGTTGGCTGACCAACCTGACCAGCCTGGGTTACACCGCCTTTGGCGTTGACTACACCCGTTCCGAAGGGCTGGCGCAAAGCGGAGACAAAGGCTGTTCAGTGGGGGCAGCAGTGGTGCAGACATTTGAGAAATTTGCCACCGAACTGTACCTCCAATACCGGGTCTATTCACTGGAGCGTACCGCCGGGAGTAGCCCGGTGTCCGACATCAGCATCGGAACCCTCGGCGCCAGGGTGAAATTCTGA
- a CDS encoding transporter substrate-binding domain-containing protein, with amino-acid sequence MGSGLKGLLLVLLVLLGLVLGGCASGPDLRVGIAPTYPPLAFMQDGVLAGIEPDLAQQLAKQTGRRIRFEIIPFDRLIPALQGGQIDLIMAGMSITAERQGQVSFAESYLKVGQMLLIREKDIKRFPRALFDQSAGVRIGVEKGSTGEQYALKTFAWGGVTHFDTTEAGVRALEQGSIDCFVHDAPTVWRFSADLATQHQGLVGLFEPLTDEPLAWAVRKNDPALLEQLNLELTRMRREGRLQEILAKWIRTQVLVRGSK; translated from the coding sequence ATGGGATCTGGATTGAAGGGATTGTTGCTGGTGCTACTGGTGTTGCTGGGTCTGGTGCTGGGCGGTTGTGCAAGCGGCCCTGATCTGCGGGTGGGCATCGCCCCCACCTATCCGCCGCTGGCGTTTATGCAGGACGGGGTACTGGCCGGGATCGAACCTGATCTGGCGCAGCAGCTGGCCAAACAGACCGGTCGCAGGATCAGGTTTGAGATCATCCCGTTTGACCGCCTGATCCCCGCATTGCAGGGGGGGCAGATAGATCTGATCATGGCCGGGATGTCAATAACCGCCGAGCGTCAGGGTCAGGTCAGTTTTGCCGAGAGCTATCTGAAGGTGGGGCAGATGCTGCTGATACGGGAAAAGGATATCAAGCGTTTCCCCAGGGCGCTGTTTGATCAGTCAGCAGGTGTCAGAATCGGTGTGGAGAAGGGCAGCACCGGCGAGCAGTATGCACTCAAAACCTTTGCCTGGGGCGGTGTCACCCACTTTGATACCACCGAGGCAGGGGTCAGGGCACTTGAACAGGGCAGTATCGACTGCTTTGTGCATGACGCCCCCACGGTCTGGAGGTTCAGCGCAGACCTTGCCACCCAGCATCAGGGGCTGGTCGGCCTGTTTGAGCCGTTAACCGATGAACCGCTGGCCTGGGCCGTGCGCAAAAATGATCCGGCCCTGCTGGAACAACTTAACCTGGAGCTGACCCGGATGCGGCGGGAAGGACGCCTGCAGGAGATCCTGGCTAAATGGATCAGGACACAGGTGCTGGTGAGGGGGAGCAAGTAA
- a CDS encoding MFS transporter has protein sequence MTGVQERPGHRGVLILFSIAFATFMVNADSYIVNISLPVISAYFKVGTEAVSWVVMSYQLTVTALLLVFGTLGDRIGIKRLFMLGYAVFTVSSLCCAVSPTLGWLVASRALQGIGASVLYALTPAMVPRYLPPEQRGPAFGALATAAALGISVGTPLGGLITGLLSWHWAFLINIPIGIVAMLVAKRVLPADLSAAEKAPLPSFDYAGSAFSALALVSLIYSFSKLNSLGLAPTVLGAALLFVVSLGAFVLWERKVAHPLLDYSLFRSAAFNYGNLANFLCLCYLAGHNFITPFYLMTVKALPTERAGTVFLLYSLIYMGMGPLAGQLSKRVNPRILCTAALLAGVLVSFGFSLLLNAGGMLPVYGYFVGLALVMATFIPSNNNVVMGMAPPGKQGAVSGSFRMVGRVGMTVGVCLFQTIFALAALQAGTLHADALKTVERTQLLSAFSTVYAVGAVLFAVAAVSSLLAREGGVVAAAVE, from the coding sequence GTGACCGGAGTCCAGGAGCGCCCCGGCCATAGAGGCGTCTTGATCCTGTTCAGCATCGCCTTTGCCACCTTCATGGTGAATGCTGACTCCTACATCGTGAATATCTCGTTGCCGGTTATCTCCGCGTATTTCAAGGTCGGTACCGAGGCGGTCTCCTGGGTGGTGATGTCCTACCAGCTGACCGTCACGGCCCTGCTGCTGGTGTTCGGCACCCTGGGGGACCGGATCGGCATCAAGCGCTTGTTCATGCTGGGCTATGCGGTTTTTACGGTCAGCTCCCTGTGCTGTGCCGTCTCACCCACCCTGGGCTGGCTGGTTGCCAGCCGGGCCCTGCAGGGGATCGGCGCCTCGGTCCTGTATGCCCTGACCCCCGCCATGGTGCCGCGCTACCTGCCGCCGGAGCAGCGCGGTCCGGCCTTTGGCGCCCTGGCAACGGCGGCGGCCCTGGGGATCTCGGTCGGTACGCCGCTGGGCGGACTGATTACCGGTCTGCTGTCCTGGCATTGGGCCTTTCTGATCAATATCCCGATCGGGATTGTGGCCATGCTGGTTGCCAAGCGGGTCCTGCCAGCCGATCTTTCTGCGGCTGAAAAAGCTCCTTTGCCCTCATTTGATTATGCCGGTTCAGCCTTCAGTGCCCTGGCCCTGGTCAGCCTGATCTACAGCTTCAGCAAGCTGAACAGCCTCGGGCTGGCGCCAACGGTGCTGGGGGCTGCGCTGCTGTTTGTGGTCAGCCTGGGTGCCTTTGTCCTCTGGGAACGCAAGGTCGCCCATCCCTTGCTGGATTACAGCCTGTTCCGTTCAGCTGCCTTCAACTACGGCAATCTGGCCAATTTTCTCTGTCTGTGCTATCTGGCCGGGCATAACTTTATCACCCCCTTTTACCTGATGACCGTCAAAGCCCTGCCCACCGAGCGGGCCGGTACGGTCTTTCTGCTCTATTCACTGATCTACATGGGGATGGGGCCGCTGGCCGGACAACTTTCAAAACGGGTCAACCCGCGCATCCTCTGTACAGCAGCCTTGCTGGCAGGGGTGCTGGTCTCTTTCGGTTTCAGCCTCCTCCTGAATGCTGGAGGGATGCTGCCGGTGTACGGCTATTTTGTGGGGTTGGCACTGGTAATGGCCACCTTTATCCCGTCCAACAACAACGTGGTGATGGGTATGGCGCCGCCGGGCAAGCAGGGGGCGGTATCCGGCAGTTTCAGGATGGTGGGGCGGGTGGGGATGACGGTTGGGGTCTGCCTGTTCCAGACCATCTTTGCCCTGGCAGCACTGCAGGCCGGCACGCTGCACGCGGATGCGCTTAAAACGGTCGAACGCACCCAGCTGCTGTCAGCCTTCAGTACGGTCTATGCGGTCGGTGCGGTTCTGTTTGCCGTGGCAGCGGTCAGTTCGCTGCTGGCCCGGGAAGGCGGTGTTGTTGCGGCGGCTGTAGAATGA
- a CDS encoding alpha-keto acid decarboxylase family protein, translated as MPTEATVSTYLLQRLKELGVNHLFGVPGDYVLDFLDQVIESPLAWVGTCNELNAGYAADGYARLNGLGGAVVTYGVGGFSILNAVAGAFAEMVPLVLISGAPPSGRRKAGALVHHLVADYNRQLEIFQKVTVDAALLDDPETAPVLIDRLLATCISRKLPVYLELPVDMARAACRPPSAPLLPAVRSSAPASLKACADAAAELLNRAANPAILAGIEVSRFGLGPALLQLVEQAELPFATMLSSKSVLPELHPQFIGLYQGGWSRPAVQQQIESADCLLSLGAWMTDLDTGIFSIHLDPQRVIDVGRDTVRIGEHQYPDILPGDLIRELVTRLRPRSYLDLHPHEPRVGCGAFHPVAGAALTAARMYEAIHGFLDDSMILLAEPGDAFCAAPEFTIEEAEHFIVQSFYSSIGYCTPAALGVGLARPGRRPVVMTGDGAFQMTAQEVSSLVRLQIPAVVLVINNDGYLVERMLHEDGPYNDIRMWRYAALPKLFNAGSGGLGIRVTTEDELHAALQAAAAAQDRLVLIEMCVQKLDCSAGLHRLGTTMRKG; from the coding sequence ATGCCAACTGAAGCTACGGTTTCAACCTATCTGCTGCAGCGCCTGAAGGAGCTGGGAGTCAATCATCTCTTTGGTGTGCCGGGCGATTACGTACTGGATTTTCTTGACCAGGTGATCGAGAGCCCGCTTGCGTGGGTCGGCACCTGTAATGAACTGAATGCCGGTTATGCCGCCGACGGCTATGCCCGCCTGAACGGTCTGGGCGGTGCCGTGGTGACCTACGGGGTGGGTGGCTTCAGTATCCTGAATGCCGTGGCGGGCGCGTTTGCGGAGATGGTGCCGCTGGTGCTGATCAGCGGTGCCCCCCCCAGCGGCCGGCGCAAGGCCGGGGCTCTGGTGCACCACCTGGTGGCGGACTATAACCGGCAGCTGGAGATATTCCAGAAGGTGACGGTTGATGCTGCCCTGCTGGACGACCCTGAGACGGCACCGGTACTTATCGACCGCCTGCTGGCAACCTGTATCAGCCGCAAGCTGCCGGTTTACCTGGAGCTGCCGGTTGATATGGCCCGCGCTGCCTGCCGTCCACCCTCTGCCCCCCTGCTGCCGGCTGTCAGAAGTTCTGCCCCGGCCAGTCTGAAGGCCTGTGCAGATGCCGCTGCCGAGCTTCTGAACAGGGCTGCCAATCCCGCCATCCTGGCCGGTATCGAGGTATCCCGCTTCGGTCTGGGGCCGGCACTGTTGCAGCTGGTTGAACAGGCCGAACTGCCGTTTGCCACCATGCTCAGCAGCAAATCGGTCCTGCCGGAGCTGCATCCTCAGTTTATCGGACTCTATCAGGGGGGCTGGAGCAGACCGGCGGTTCAGCAGCAGATCGAGTCGGCCGATTGCCTGCTGTCACTGGGGGCCTGGATGACCGACCTGGATACCGGCATTTTCAGCATCCATCTTGACCCGCAGCGGGTGATCGACGTGGGGCGGGATACGGTGCGGATCGGTGAGCATCAGTATCCCGATATCCTGCCGGGTGATCTGATCAGGGAGCTTGTGACCCGTCTGCGCCCCCGCTCCTATCTGGATCTGCACCCGCATGAACCGCGCGTCGGCTGTGGTGCGTTCCATCCCGTTGCCGGTGCCGCGCTTACGGCAGCCCGGATGTACGAGGCGATCCACGGTTTCCTGGATGACAGCATGATCCTGCTGGCAGAACCGGGGGATGCCTTCTGTGCGGCACCTGAATTCACCATCGAAGAGGCAGAGCATTTCATCGTCCAGTCCTTCTACTCCTCAATCGGCTACTGCACCCCTGCCGCGCTGGGGGTAGGGCTGGCACGGCCCGGCAGACGTCCGGTGGTCATGACCGGTGACGGTGCCTTCCAGATGACCGCCCAGGAGGTTTCAAGCCTGGTGCGGTTGCAGATTCCGGCAGTTGTGCTGGTGATCAACAACGACGGCTACCTGGTTGAGCGGATGCTGCATGAGGACGGTCCCTACAATGATATCCGGATGTGGCGCTATGCTGCGCTTCCGAAACTGTTCAATGCCGGCTCAGGCGGGCTCGGCATCCGGGTGACAACTGAAGACGAGCTGCATGCCGCCCTGCAGGCCGCCGCTGCGGCACAGGATAGGCTGGTACTGATCGAGATGTGCGTGCAGAAACTGGACTGTTCCGCAGGCCTACACCGTCTCGGGACCACCATGCGCAAGGGGTAG